Within the Salvelinus sp. IW2-2015 linkage group LG19, ASM291031v2, whole genome shotgun sequence genome, the region AATGTACCATAAAAAAGAACATATGCAGCAACACACATTACATAAAAATACAGTGTCATTGTTTATTTTGCTGCTTTTAGAAAAGTAAAGAACaacatttataactgttataGTGTCATTTATCGCTTGCACATGTACAGTCCATCTTTGAATACAACATTTTACTGCCACgttatatttacaaaaataatattAAACTGTAGTCAGTTTAACATAATTTGTTTTAaacttagatttaaaaaaaataaagcttTCTCTGGCACTTTTCTTCAAAACGTTGTtatttacagtaatagaacagagATGAGTTTTGTCCGAGTTGTGTTACTCTGGCCACAGCACAGGAGACCAGTTGTGAGCAGTTCAGAATCTGCCATTTTCCTTTGCAAGTACATGAAGCAGGCAAAACACGTCTTAAAATATGGCCTTTTTTATGTTCCGTCTCTCTTCACAGCATATTACTCATATAAAAATACAGACCCTTCCACCATTACAAGGTAAAGCATGAAAACCTGCCATTTATCCTAAAGTGTGTATCATCAAGTCTAAGACGCTTTGACCATGTCTGTCAATCTTCTTGTTCCTTGAAGGTTTAAAACTTACTGGGAGTGACTAGGCACTGTTGCTGGAACAACGACAGAGCAGCAAGATAGAGagcaaaaccaaaatatacataGCTCTCATATACATAGCCACAGACTCCAGACTGGCTCAACCTCACCCTGCGTCATCATTCCACCCTACTATAACCCTCCCACAGTGAATGAAGCCCAGTTCCAATTAGACAGAGAGATGCTGGTCCTCAGGCATTAGAGCCCTTTACATCCCCGTATCAGTCCAGCCCAGCCTTTTGGTTTCAAAGTCTAGAGCATCAATACCAAGGGCTCTGGGCCCAATGTCTGAAGCCATAGAAGTAGAATACTACATTTTATGACAGCCTTCAACCTCAGTGGTCCCCACAGCTTTTCCCCTCTCACTCCAGCAGGCCCTCCTCTCTGCAGGCAtctaggggaggagaggacagacatgtGAGGTGAGAACACATCCCACTAGGCCGGTCTCAGATCTTATTGTGCTGTAAAGCCAACTCTTATGGTTGTTGTTATGGCATAGGATTGACAATAGGTGTTGCCTATacagcaccaacagatctgggaccaggctaatgccCAACATAACAACAGTAGGCTTCTTTGCTTCAGGGAGAGAGTTGTGCAAGATGCTTCATGTTTCTTTCTCATCACGTCTCACATCTGAGTTGATGATGAGTCTTGCTCACTGTACTTTTCATTCTGGGAACTGATGCACCAGCAAATTCCAAATGCATTATGACAGCAGCAGCAAATGCATTTCCTTCCAAAGCACAGAAATGCAAACACTTTATCTTACATCAATTAtcattcttctttattatttGAAACTATAAGCAGACAAAAATACCAATACCAAAGAggagcccccaccccccccagctgctgctactctctgttattaacGATGCATTAGCCACTCtaaaactctacctacatgtacataattacctcgatTACCATGACACCGTCGCCCAGCACATTGAAACATTGACTCTTTACCGACATCTTATTGCTCCACATGCTTGTgtatgtatatagcctccacattagaccctctgtaccggtaccccctgatatTACCTCCAGCTATGCATctgtaaccggtaccccctgttactAACATTGACTCTACGTACCATTGCTCACTGGCTCAGTACtggtctccctgtatatagcctccacattggactctgtaccggtaccccctgtatatagcctccaccaaTTGACTCATGTacatactccctgtatatagcaatccacattgctctgtaccggtactctcctgtatatgcctccacatgACCCTGTACCGGTCTctcctgtatataggcctccacattgCCCTGTACCGGTATTTCCCTGtaattagcctccacattgactctgaccgtaccccctgtatacttAGGCCTTCCACATTGAACTGGttaccagtactccctgtatatagcctccacattgacgctGTAAACCGGTAACACCTTATATAGCTCCACTTGACGCTGTCCGGtactgccctgtatatagcctccacattgacttcctgtaccggtaccccctgtatatagcctccacaattgatctgaccagtactccctgtatatagcctccacattgaccgtgtaccagtactccctgtatatagcctccacattgacttgtaccagtactccctgtatatagcctccacattgacccgtAGCcggtctccctgtatatagctccacattgacctgcTGTGGTGTTTAACCGTAACCTGTTATATACCTCCAACATTGGACTCGTATCGGTAGCAgaggcctccacattgactctgtaccgtaacgcGCATCAATCAAGTTATGATTAATATAGCCCTTCGTAATAGTTAATATTCGAAGTGctctgtacagaaaacccagcctagaACCCtcaaaagcaagcaatgcaggattGTAGcagcacactgtatatatataatatgtatatagcctacacattgactctgtactgtactccctgtatatagcctccacattgactctgtaccagtactccctgtatatagctccacattaactctgtaccagtatctcttccctgtatatagcctccacattgactctgtaccggtaccccctgtatattagcctccccATTGACTCAtgtaccagtactccctgtatatagccctccaattgactctgtaccggtactccctgtatatagcctcacattgaccctgtaccggtactccctgtatatagcctccacattgactctgtaccgtaacaccctgtatataggcctccacattgactctgtacctcgTACCCAAtgcaatcaagtttatttatatccGCTTGCTACATTCAGCTAATATCTAAGTGCTGTACAGataacccagcctaaaaaccctaaacagcaagcaatgcaggtgtagaagccgctgtatatataattatatatacagtgggagaaaagtaattgatacactgcgatttttgcaggtttttcctacttacaaagcatgtagaggttgtcgatgttttatcataggtaacattcactgtgagagacggatctaaaacaaaatccagaaatcacattgtatgattttaaggtaatttaattagcattttattgatgaacataagtatttgatacatcagaaaaagcagacttaatattagtacagaaacctttgttttcaatacagagatcatacgtttcctgttagttcttgaccaggtttgcacacactgcagcagggattttggcccactctcccatACAGAGACCTTCtccaatccttcaggtttcggggctgtcgctggcatacggactttcagctccctccaaagattttctattgggttcaggtctggagactggctaggccactccgggcCTGAGATGCTTTTagggagccactccttagttgccctggctgtgtgttgcgggtcgttgtcatgctggagaagacccagccacgaccatcttcaatgctcttactgagggaaggagttgttggccaagatctcgcgatacatggccccacatcctcccctcaatacggtgcagtcgtcctgtcccctttgcagaaagcatccccaaagaatgatgtttccacctccatgcttcacgattgggatggtgttcttggggctgTACTCatcccttcttcttcctcaaaacacggcgagtggagttagaccaaaagctctatttttgtctcatcagaccacatgaccttcaccatcctcctctggatcatccagatggtcattggcaaacttcagacgggcctggacatgcgctggcttgagcagggggaccttgcgtgcgctgcagtattttaatccatgacggcgtatgtgttactaatggttttctttgagactgtggtcccagctctcttcaggtcatgaccaggtcctgccgtgtagttctgggctgatccctcaccttcctcatgatcattgatgccccacgaggtgagatcttgcatggagcccagaccgagggtgattgaccgtcatcttgaacttcttccatttcttaataattgcgccaacatttggttgccttctcaccaagctgcttgcctattgtcctgtagcccatccagccttgtgcaggtctacaattttatccctgatgtccttacacagctttctggtcttggccattgtggagaggtggagtctgtttgattgagtgtgtggacaggtgtcttttatacaggtaatgaagttcaaacaggtgcagttaatacaggtaatgatggagaacaggagggcttcttaaagtaaaactaacaggtctgtgagagccggaattctttactggttggtaggtggaTTCAacttacttatgtcatgcaataaaatgcaaattaattacttaaaaatcatacaatgtgattttctggatttttgttttagattccgcctctcacagttgaagtgtacctatgataaaaattacagacctctacatgctttgtaagtaggaaaacctgcaaaatcggcagtgtatcaaatacttgttctccccactgtatatatagcctccacattgactctgtactggtactccctgtatatagcttccacattgactctgtattggtactccctgtatatagcctccacattgactctgtaccggtaccccctgtatatagcctccacattgactctgtactggtactccctgtacatagccccactattgttgtttactgctgctctttaattatttgtttttcttatctcttacttttttaaaggtattttcttaaaaaacGGCATTATTGGTTAAGGTTAAGGMcatgtaagtaagcatttctctgtaaggtctacacgtgttgtatttggcgcatgtgacaaatacaatttgatttgattcgattcgATTTTAATCTGAGGGTAGGAGGAAAGGACAGGACATGGCCCAGAGTcaggacacaggacacacacacagccaagcccATACTACACCATAACGAGTTGGCAATACAGGACAGCTCACGAGCACAGGCACGTGCCATCCGCATGTGGATGCCAAGCAGCAAGGGCcagagtttgtgtttgtgttctacCTGTGTGAGAGGTACAGGGCGGGGCAGGacagggtggggagggagggagggagctcaGGGTCCAGGTGTAGGACGAGGGTGGTTAGGAATGCTGAGCGTCTATACCTGCTGGGCTGAGCACCAGGGCCTGCAGGATGTCAGACAAGGAGATGATGCCCTCGATGGCCGAGCGATCATCCACCACCACCAACCGATGGacctgacacacacgcacacaaagttagagagaaagagaaaaagagaggaagagaggcgtGTGTGTTAGAACTCACCTCTGCTTTGACAATCCTGTCCACGATGGTCTCCAGTGTGTCCAGCTTGTGGCACTGCATGACCCCCTCAAAGTACTGCCAGCGATGCCTCAGAGCCTGGGTCACGGTGATGTCCAGGTTATTATACGTCTTCTCTGCTGCCAGGTTCTATACACATGATACATAGACACACTCATATGGATGTATTTTTGAAGGAAAATATTCACAATATATTGTTGAGGGGGAAGTCACGTGATTACCAAGCTGTATTAAGATCATCAATATTTAGTAAACCACCACTTACTATGACATCAAATTTGGAGTAAATATCCACCACTTTCCCTGTGAGGATATTGAAACATAACCATTAGGCTTCACCGCGAGAGTTAAACTGAATCTAAATCAATCAAATGACCCTTTAAAGCATCTTTGAAcaacagttgtcacaaagtgttttACAGTAACGCGTACCAGATACGTCCACCACAGGCAGGGCAGACACCCTCCTCTCTACGAAGATCTGCAGGGCCTTGATGATGGGTGTGTCAGGGTGGATGAAAGCTATGTTCTTGTAGGTACCGATGCCCAGCTCCACCAAGGTCTGCTTCATAAAGGCTGGCTTGGGCATCTCGCGCACCTGGAACAACACAACATAGCGAGAAAAACACACAGTTTCTATTCACCTTCTTCTCCAACTCCAAGGGCAGTGTTCAAGTAAAAGCAGAGTTGTCAGTTTATTGTCCAACTCCAAGGGCAGTGTTCAAGTAAAAGCAGagttgtcagtttattgtttcaAGAAAGACAGTCCCAATGGGACTAGTGTGTATGATCATAAAACCTAACGTCAGGTTGTCAGTAATGGTTTTAGACTTACAAAGAGCTGTAGGAACTTGAGGATCCTCTTGTGTGTGAGGATGTAAAGTGGGTTTCCTGTAACAGGGTCGATGACAGGCAGACGGTGGATCTTGTTTTTGATGAGGGAATACACTGCATCAAATATGcttcaaagacagacagacataaaacaCACATTAAAAGAAAATGCAGGCGTTTTCTTTGCAGGTATGTATATTCAAACCACATACACGGCAAACAGTCGTACACACATTCACAACTGTATAATAGCCATTGTTATGCAGTAACAACTTACCTTGATTCAGGTGATATGTTCACTAAAGGTTTGAATGTCTCTTGCAAATATACTTCTGTGGAGAGGGAAAACGAGGCGAGTTCAATGTTCGATACATGTCATTTAATGTTATAATATAAACCAGAGCTTGTTACATACCTCTCCACGTCTCAAGCTTATGATCTTCCAACTCATATATTTGCACCTATAAAACAACACAACTGTATTGATATCTAAAAAACACACTAGAGAACTACAGAAATCCATCATAGGTTTCACATGTCGAACAAACATAACGCAAATGGTTTTGTCCACTCAAACTTACCAACGGTGACTTGTAGTATCTGTGTAGTATGATGATGAAGTCTGTGATTGTCAACATTCCTGAAATGAGAAGACATGTACGCCTTTAGAATGACTAACAGTTGTCATGAAGCTGTCATAAAGCATTAGGTTGCTAACGGACTTCATGTCAACAAATCACGCTCGACTGGCTATGACTCATAACAAAACTGACTAACGTCGTATTTAAATCTGGAGATAATTGTTATCTGGGTGGTTCCACCAAATGAGTATACCTTTTGGGCAATATAGCTTCATCTAAATAATAAATATTTCACKAATTCTGtacattctgtcataaaaagCGCACGTACAACTTAATTAAAAAACACGTTTTCCCATCTcaacaggttaaataaaaattactatagtaagtgcctaagTGCCAAATAAATTGTCCGGGTttaccgtaacagggttgacaatttcatcttaaatcagccatgagTTCCCtcgtgacagggggaatggaagcttgttatGTGCAACAGGGATGAGCAATTGAATGCAAacttaacaaaaaaatgtattaataaaacatttgtagcCTGTCTAGCTATGGGTAACAGGGAGTTGACGTGGTATGCTCGACCCATTCAGTttcacaccacaaaacaccagaaaatggccaaaaagagtagaaccagttcACCGGTTTTTACACTATagtttgactattagatgttcaatgtttcttttgaaaaaaacattttaaaataaataatttcaccatattaaaaaaagagagttcagttcacgtaacagggttgacattaAAATTAGGGACAGACATTTCATGTGATTAGATCAATCACTAAtcatatgaaataaataataataatcttcagaaattacattttcaagcaacaaaataactaaggcTTTAGGGTGATGGTGACAagttggagaaatgttggggttaagcgGGTTAAAATCTTcatagaagtcacagagggtgcacagagggacatgCCAAAATGGCAATTTAGCAAGTTTTATTGAATTTTATTTATGTGGTCTAAATTCATGTGGTCtataaatctaatcaaataaaactttatttgtatcGTACACataattagcagatgttatcgcatGTGCAGCGaattgcttatgtttctagctccaacaatgcagtatacagtacctaacaatacaaaacaatacacacaaataacctaaaatgtaagaaattaagaaatatcagaaagagcaatgtcagagtccggaatatatatatatatatatacatacagtaccagtcaaaagtttggacacacctactcattcaagagtttttctctatttttactattttctacattgtagaataataatgaagacatcaaaactatgaaataacacatatggaatcatgtagcacccaaaaacgtgttaaacaaatctaaatatattttagattttagattctttaaagtagccaccctttgccttgatgacagctatgcacacactttgcattctctcaaccagcttcatgaggaatgcttttccaatagtcttgaaagagttcccacatatgctgagcacttgttggctgcttttcattcactctgcggtccaactcatcccaaaccatctcaattgggttgaggtcgggtgattgtggaggccaggtcatctgatgcagcactccatcattctccttcttggtcaaatagcccttacacagcctggaggtgtgttgggtcattgtcaaatcaaatcaaagtttatttgtcacgtgctgaatacaacagtgaaagcaccccacaccatcacacatcctcctccatgcttcacagtgggaaccacacatgcggagaacatctgttcacccacaccgcgtttcacaaagacacggcggttggaagcaaaaatctcaaatttgcactcatcagaccaaaggacagattaccaccggtctaatgtccattgctcgtgtttcttggcccaagcaagtctgttcttcttattggtgtcctttagtagtgttttttcccccagcaattcaaccatgaaggcctgattcacacagtctccactgaacagttgatgttgagatgtgtctgatacttgaattttatttgggctgcaatttctgaggctggtagctctaatgaacgtatcctctgaagcagaggtaactttgggtcttcctttcctgtggtggtcctcatgagagccagtttcatcatagcgcttaatggtttttgcgactgcacttgaagaaacgttcaaagttcttgaaatgttccggattgactgaccttcatgtcttaaagtaaggatggacagtcgtttctatttgcttatttgagcgtttcttgccataatatggacttggtcttttaccaaatagggctatcttctgtataccacccctaccttgtgacaacacaaccgattggctcaaacgcattaaggaaagaaattccacaaattaacttttatcaaggcacatctgttaattgaaatgcattccaggtgacttcctcgtgaagctggttgagagcatgcaaagctgtcatcaatgcaaagggttgatggggctactttgaagaatctcaaatagaaaatatattttgatttgtttaacacctttttggttactacatgattccatataaattatttcatggttttgatgtcttcactattattctacaatgtagaaaatagtacaaataaagaaaaacccttgaatgagtaggtgtgtccaaacttttgactggtgctgtgtgtgtatatatacactgctcaaaaaaataaagggaaccctaaaataacacatcctagatctgaatgaatgaaatattcttattaaatacttttttctttacatagttgaatgtgctgacaacaaaatcacacaaaaattatcaatggaaatcaaatttatcaacccatggaggtctggatttggagtcacactcaaaattaaagtggaaaaccacactacaggctgatccaactttgatgtaatgtccttaaaacaagtcaaaatgaggctcagtagtgttgtgtggcctccacgtgcctgtatgacctccctacaacgcctgggcatgctcctgatgaggtggcggatggtctcctgagggatctcctcccagacctggactaaagcatccaccaaatcctggacagtctgtggtgcaacgtggcgttggtggatggagcgagacatgatgtcccagatgtgctcaattggattcaggtctgtggaacgggcgggcca harbors:
- the LOC111979452 gene encoding 5'-AMP-activated protein kinase subunit gamma-1 isoform X5 codes for the protein MKRFGSLRRSKKRKEQDLLAEGRRQSEPPCLPVSGLSSSPTPPSTPTQAPSQSMLFPQEVHQSAPGRLGRSLSSPPPDTGQRLSLPASAKPPMPSSSPIPYAFPLPQATSQPNFYGLFEGMLEKLELDDDGVAAEPDSDIYMRFMKSHSCYDIVPTSSKLVVFDTGLQVKKAFFALVANGVRAAPLWDSERQCFVGMLTITDFIIILHRYYKSPLVQIYELEDHKLETWREVYLQETFKPLVNISPESSIFDAVYSLIKNKIHRLPVIDPVTGNPLYILTHKRILKFLQLFVREMPKPAFMKQTLVELGIGTYKNIAFIHPDTPIIKALQIFVERRVSALPVVDVSGKVVDIYSKFDVINLAAEKTYNNLDITVTQALRHRWQYFEGVMQCHKLDTLETIVDRIVKAEVHRLVVVDDRSAIEGIISLSDILQALVLSPADACREEGLLE
- the LOC111979452 gene encoding 5'-AMP-activated protein kinase subunit gamma-1 isoform X6 translates to MSACLRPLVFPHPTQHPHPGPKPVHAVPPGGPPECPWTSGPLPLVTPTRHRTAPQPARLCQAPHALVLSDTVRLPTAPSYLTATAEPDSDIYMRFMKSHSCYDIVPTSSKLVVFDTGLQVKKAFFALVANGVRAAPLWDSERQCFVGMLTITDFIIILHRYYKSPLVQIYELEDHKLETWREVYLQETFKPLVNISPESSIFDAVYSLIKNKIHRLPVIDPVTGNPLYILTHKRILKFLQLFVREMPKPAFMKQTLVELGIGTYKNIAFIHPDTPIIKALQIFVERRVSALPVVDVSGKVVDIYSKFDVINLAAEKTYNNLDITVTQALRHRWQYFEGVMQCHKLDTLETIVDRIVKAEVHRLVVVDDRSAIEGIISLSDILQALVLSPADACREEGLLE
- the LOC111979452 gene encoding 5'-AMP-activated protein kinase subunit gamma-2 isoform X7 translates to MLEKLELDDDGVAAEPDSDIYMRFMKSHSCYDIVPTSSKLVVFDTGLQVKKAFFALVANGVRAAPLWDSERQCFVGMLTITDFIIILHRYYKSPLVQIYELEDHKLETWREVYLQETFKPLVNISPESSIFDAVYSLIKNKIHRLPVIDPVTGNPLYILTHKRILKFLQLFVREMPKPAFMKQTLVELGIGTYKNIAFIHPDTPIIKALQIFVERRVSALPVVDVSGKVVDIYSKFDVINLAAEKTYNNLDITVTQALRHRWQYFEGVMQCHKLDTLETIVDRIVKAEVHRLVVVDDRSAIEGIISLSDILQALVLSPADACREEGLLE